The Papilio machaon chromosome 25, ilPapMach1.1, whole genome shotgun sequence genome contains a region encoding:
- the LOC123722429 gene encoding adult-specific cuticular protein ACP-20-like: MAFLIKCATLVILATAVLAEYGYGGYEGHGLEGHSFEGQSFEGQSFEGHGLEGHSFEGYSGNEHQSLGQHHGDEYDVDYHAHPKYSFDYSVKDPHTGDDKEHWETRDGDKVKGTYTLVETDGTKRIVEYEADDKNGFNAVVHKIGTPKHVEEYKVSKPSYEPIPYQHDYQVSEEAFMPSYASYEH, encoded by the exons ATGGCTTTTTTGATT AAATGTGCAACATTGGTGATTTTGGCGACAGCTGTCCTGGCGGAGTATGGATACGGAGGATACGAGGGTCATGGTTTAGAAGGTCATAGTTTCGAAGGTCAAAGTTTTGAAGGTCAAAGTTTCGAAGGTCATGGACTGGAAGGTCACAGCTTCGAGGGCTATAGTGGAAACGAACATCAGAGTCTGGGTCAACATCACGGAGATGAATATGATGTAGATTATCAT GCACATCCAAAATATTCCTTCGACTACTCTGTAAAAGACCCACATACTGGTGACGACAAAGAACATTGGGAGACCAGAGATGGTGACAAAGTGAAAG gaaCTTATACATTGGTTGAAACTGACGGAACCAAGCGTATTGTAGAATACGAAGCGGACGATAAGAACGGGTTTAATGCGGTTGTCCATAAGATTG GAACCCCGAAACATGTAGAAGAATACAAAGTAAGCAAACCATCGTACGAGCCTATCCCATATCAACACGACTACCAAGTGAGCGAAGAAGCTTTCATGCCTTCGTACGCGAGTTATGAAcactaa